Genomic window (Bacillus vallismortis):
TCCAGAAGTGAGTTGGAAAGGACTGCCGTTCAGCTTTTTCGGAAATTGGGCACAAGAACGGTTCTGTTTCACCAAGCAGCCGCTCAAGCTCTCGGTCTGTTTCCCACCGATTTAAAATCAGCTGACATCTTAAATGAAGCAGGGCCAATGACGGCTGGAGAGCTGGGGAAAAAGACGGGCCTCAGCACGGGTTCGGTCACGGCGCTTGTTGACCGTCTGGAAAAAGCGGGGTATGTGGCTCGTGAAAAGGACCCTAGTGATCGCCGTAGAGTCATAATTGTCCCATTGACCGCTTCAAAAAAACATGTAAAAGATTTGTTTCGTTCACTGTCGGAGTCTACGATGGATTTATGCCGCGACTATACCGAAGAGGAACTGGAACTCATTTTCAGTTTCGTAAGAAAAGCCGCCGATATTATGGAGGAAGAGCTTGAACGTCTGAAACAGTAAGCGAAATTGTGCATAGCTTGGCCCGTTCCCGAATAAATTGTACAAGTTACGTAAGAGAAGGGAGTACGGGCCGGTGAACATTTTTTTGAGCTATATTGTGCTTGGACTGTCCTTGTCTGCGCCTGTGGGACCAGTGAATGCGGCGCAAATAGACAAAGGAATTAAAAACGGTTTTTGGCATGCGTGGGTTTTTGGTTTAGGCGCCATGACAGCGGACGGACTGTACATGCTTTTTATTTATTTCGGGCTGTCACAGTTTTTGACCGCTCCATTTGTGAAAACGTTTTTGTGGCTCTTCGGCTTTTTTGTTCTGACCTATACCGGAATTGAAACGCTGAAAAATGTCAGAGAACCGATGGATGTGCGAAGCTCACGAGGAAAAGCGTCGTACCAGAAAACATTCGCTTCGGGTTTTCTCATTTCACTGTCAAATCCATTGAGCATCCTGTTTTGGCTTGGGATTTACGGCAGCATACTTGCGAAAACAGCAGAGGCCTACGATATGAATCAGCTTCTCATCTATAGCTCCGGTATCATGATCGGCATTTTAATCTGGGATTTTTGCATGGCGATCACAGCCAGCATGTTCAGAAATCTGCTTCATGAAAAGCTATTGAGAGGATTGACCGGAATCGCTGGTGTGTCTCTCCTTGTATTTGGATGTTACTTCGGTTATCAAGGCATCAAACAGTTATTGGGCTGATTCATCAAGGACAGTCACCTGCCGCTTCTGGTTTTAATATAGTATCCAGATGATACTGGAGGTGGATCAATGTGGATGGGATGTACACCAAAAGTTTTCTGGAACGTAATCAAGAAGAGCTTCTTGAATGGCAAAGAATCGCTTTTGAGCTTCTGGCAGAAACTGTGGCCGATGGCGCGGATACGTTTCCATGCATTCCCGGACGGCAGGCGTTTCTGACTGACCAGCTCCGCATTGCGTTTGCCGGAGATCCGCGGGAAAACGGTACGGCGGAGGAACTGGCTCCATTGCTTGCGGAGTACGGAAGGATTTCACGGGACACTGGAAAATACGCTTCTCTCATCGTGTTGTTTGACACACCGGAGGATTTGGCTGAGCACTATACGGTTGAAGCGTATGAAGAGCTGTTTTGGTGCTTCTTGAATAGACTAAGCGATCAAGATAAAAAAGAGTGGCCGGAAGACATTCCGACCGATCCCGAGCATTACAAATGGGAGTTTTGTTTTGACGGTGAGCCTTATTTTCTGCTCTGCGCTACACCGGGGCATGAGGCGAGGAGAAGCCGGAGCTTTCCTTATTTTATGATCGCGTTTCAGCCAAGGTGGGTGTTTGAAGAGTTAAATGGATCAACCGCATTTGGCCGCAACATGAGCAGGTTGATCCGCTCGCGTTTAGAAGCCTATGATCAAGCTCCGATTCATCCGCATTTAGGCTGGTACGGAGGAAAGGATAATCGCGAATGGAAACAGTATTTCCTCCGTGATGACGAAAAGCAGGTGTCGAAGTGCCCATTTTCTTATTTGAAGAACATGTTCAACAAAATGAAATAAATCACGAGCTGGCAGGGCGGTCTTTATGTCCCTGCTTTTTTTGATAGATCACTGTAACGACCGCAATAATCGTGAGAAAACCTATACTCACAAAAAAACCGGGCCGGCTTGATTTTTCAAACAGTGTGCCGGACACAGCCGCAGCAATCAGAATCATCGCTGAATAAATTTGCGTTTTCCCCATGCCCTCGGGATCGGTCAGCTTTTTGCTGGAGAACAGGATAAACAGCCAAGTGTATAAAAGCATAAGCCCCGCTGCTGTGGTCATGTGCTCATAAATGTTTTTGGGCAGCACTAAAGACAGTATGATGGATAAAATAAGCCCTGCAAACGTCAGCCCCAGCGCCGGCCAGCATATTTTTTTGCCTTCCTTTAAGGTAAAACATTTCGGCGCGTCGCCGTCATCAGCCATCGTACAAAGCAATGTCGTAACCGCAAAAAGGGAAGCGACTAGGGTCGAGAACCCGGCGATAATAAAAATCCCGTTAAAAATATCGAGGATAATCTTAAGGTTGTATCCTTTTAGCGACGTAATGAACGGGCTGTCCTGCTGTGTAAACGTGTCTAATGGAACCAGCAGCAAAGCCAGTCCGATCGAAATAATATAAATAACCGCCAGTGTCGCCAGCATCAGCTTCCCTGATTTTGACGCTTCCTCTGGTTTTTTTAAGTGAACCGCCATCAGCCCCATGACCTCAATTCCGCCAAAGGCGTAAAACGCGTAGATTAAACC
Coding sequences:
- a CDS encoding MarR family transcriptional regulator; translation: MSTRNSRSELERTAVQLFRKLGTRTVLFHQAAAQALGLFPTDLKSADILNEAGPMTAGELGKKTGLSTGSVTALVDRLEKAGYVAREKDPSDRRRVIIVPLTASKKHVKDLFRSLSESTMDLCRDYTEEELELIFSFVRKAADIMEEELERLKQ
- a CDS encoding LysE family translocator, with translation MNIFLSYIVLGLSLSAPVGPVNAAQIDKGIKNGFWHAWVFGLGAMTADGLYMLFIYFGLSQFLTAPFVKTFLWLFGFFVLTYTGIETLKNVREPMDVRSSRGKASYQKTFASGFLISLSNPLSILFWLGIYGSILAKTAEAYDMNQLLIYSSGIMIGILIWDFCMAITASMFRNLLHEKLLRGLTGIAGVSLLVFGCYFGYQGIKQLLG
- a CDS encoding YqcI/YcgG family protein, which encodes MYTKSFLERNQEELLEWQRIAFELLAETVADGADTFPCIPGRQAFLTDQLRIAFAGDPRENGTAEELAPLLAEYGRISRDTGKYASLIVLFDTPEDLAEHYTVEAYEELFWCFLNRLSDQDKKEWPEDIPTDPEHYKWEFCFDGEPYFLLCATPGHEARRSRSFPYFMIAFQPRWVFEELNGSTAFGRNMSRLIRSRLEAYDQAPIHPHLGWYGGKDNREWKQYFLRDDEKQVSKCPFSYLKNMFNKMK
- a CDS encoding amino acid permease encodes the protein MSQTKKDQQKGNLAWWQLSLIGIGCTIGTGFFLGSSIAIVKSGFSVLLSFLIGAIGTYFVFEQLAKLSAKQPEKGSFCAYARKAFGRWAGFSNGWVYWSSEMLITGSQLTAISLFTKHWFPQVPLWVFASIYAVLGLLIIFTGLSVFEKTENVLAVIKTAAIFMFIVIAILALCGILSGGKHDVQIPNKTSEFFPYGAMGLWTGLIYAFYAFGGIEVMGLMAVHLKKPEEASKSGKLMLATLAVIYIISIGLALLLVPLDTFTQQDSPFITSLKGYNLKIILDIFNGIFIIAGFSTLVASLFAVTTLLCTMADDGDAPKCFTLKEGKKICWPALGLTFAGLILSIILSLVLPKNIYEHMTTAAGLMLLYTWLFILFSSKKLTDPEGMGKTQIYSAMILIAAAVSGTLFEKSSRPGFFVSIGFLTIIAVVTVIYQKKQGHKDRPASS